The genomic interval CTCCTGACGAAGCCGGACGGTCCGTTCAGCCGAGCGCCGCCAGGGGATCGTCCAGGACGGGCTGCCACGCCGCCTCGGCCGCTCCGATGAGGCTGTTGTGGTCGAGGGTGCAGGACAGGATGGGCACGCTGCCGCTGCGGCCCCACAGGCTGCGGTCGGCGACGACCGCGCGGAGGCGTTCGGGGTCGGCTTCGAGCAGTTCGCGGTGGAGGCCGCCGAGGATGATGCGGTCCGGGTTGAGGATGTTGACCAGGCCCGCGAGGCCGAGGCCGAGCCGGTCGACGATCAGCTCGGCGGCGGCGCGCACGGCCGGGTCGGCGTACTCCGTGCGGAGCAGGTCGCGGGACTGCTGGAGCAAGGAGACCTCGGGCCCCGGGTCGCGGCCCGCGGCCGTCAGGAAGGCCAGCGGGTCGGCCTCGACGTCCAGGCAGCCACGGCTGCCGCAGTGACAGGGCAGACCGGCGGGGTTGACCGTAAGGTGGCCCACTTCCAGGGCGAGGCCGGAGCTGCCGCTGTGCAGCCGGCCGTCGAGGACGAGCGCGCCGCCGACGCCGCGGTGTCCGGTGGCGACGCACAGCAGGTGCCGGGCGCCGCGCCCCGCACCGTGGCGGTGCTCGGCGAGAGCGGCCAGATTGACGTCGTTGCCGGTGACGCCGAGGGCGGTCGTGCCGCCGGGACCGGGGACGTCCGCCTTGGCGAGCGCCTCGGTGAACAGCTCGCGGACCGGCGCCCCGGCGGGCCAGGAGAGGTGCAGCGGGTTGAGAGCGGTGCCCTCCGGTTCGGCGACGGCCGAGGGCACGGCGAGTCCCGCGCCCAGACAGCGGCGGTCCGTCCCGCGCAGCAGCCCCGCTCCGGCCTCGACGACGGCGTCGATGATGTGCGCGGGGTCGGCGGGTACGGTCATACAGCCGGGGGCGGTGGCGACCATGCGGCCGCCGAGGCCGACGAGGGCGGCGCGGAACCCGTCGGCGTGGATCTGCGCGGCCAGGACGACGGGACCGTCCGGGGCGAGGGAGAGCCGGTGGGAGGGCCGGCCCTGGGACCCGGCGGCGGCGCCGGGGCGCGCGTCGACCTCGATCAGCCCGAGGGCCTCCAGCTCGGCCGCGACGGCGCCGGCGGTCGCGCGGGTCACGCCGAGCTCGGCGGTGAGCACGGCCCGGGTGGGGGCGCGGCCGGTGTGGACGA from Streptomyces albireticuli carries:
- a CDS encoding ROK family protein; its protein translation is MTQTRTTRLERGRGALGPALELVHTGRAPTRAVLTAELGVTRATAGAVAAELEALGLIEVDARPGAAAGSQGRPSHRLSLAPDGPVVLAAQIHADGFRAALVGLGGRMVATAPGCMTVPADPAHIIDAVVEAGAGLLRGTDRRCLGAGLAVPSAVAEPEGTALNPLHLSWPAGAPVRELFTEALAKADVPGPGGTTALGVTGNDVNLAALAEHRHGAGRGARHLLCVATGHRGVGGALVLDGRLHSGSSGLALEVGHLTVNPAGLPCHCGSRGCLDVEADPLAFLTAAGRDPGPEVSLLQQSRDLLRTEYADPAVRAAAELIVDRLGLGLAGLVNILNPDRIILGGLHRELLEADPERLRAVVADRSLWGRSGSVPILSCTLDHNSLIGAAEAAWQPVLDDPLAALG